In the Rhodospirillaceae bacterium genome, one interval contains:
- a CDS encoding TonB-dependent receptor: MGQAAVCPEDLQREVLFMPFYSRLPVALSLALSLAFTAVPLSVTLAQTAAQIDTQPQVSEDGSKTVYPAAYFVQYDPLTLQDMLQRIPGASITESVATEERRGLRGNEDAILINGQQITGKDSGGASELQRIAAAQVERIEILRGSSSEVQSTTQRIINVILRADAGATTTLTFASPYYTNDGSVRPIVGATYSVNEPTRNYTVSINTNPIYRPWERTKLTTDLTGQPVLSSVESEQSNNYTMQSTGRYEQSFDSGSRLQFNGLAQWRILDRERREVLRDPMIPRQSNQLSDILEVDERDRFTAELSADYSFPVGESDTVTLLGLVNWEKENRDREVFDLAPEDEPVLVRQARQDIKTETIVRGTYDRTVSPTIGGQIGLESALNTQDTEFDLSTLVNGVLTPLQIFNSDGKVTEYRSEAFSTLRWRPFDKLETETGLAVEASRITQVSGDVDNARTLVFAKPTFNAYWDITPSDKIIFSVARDVKQLNFLEFVATITDRDQELEAGNPDLRPEKSWDTELGIEHRIADGGGVLSASAFYRAVEDVSGRTTFNGLLSQPGNIGDGTEYGVEVEASLQFTRLGWWDGVLTASYLRRDTSVTDPFDGRTRRFGLTPHWETQVEYRHDVDFIIDGHVSFNFSQSGATYIYDLDYIERIKEGGSLTLSVEHRLNDYFRLNFSTNNFLNRLQRRDRQLFVPGGTIGTRTLIGERKERHKWGRIFNVFIRGTF, encoded by the coding sequence ATGGGTCAGGCTGCTGTATGTCCTGAAGACCTTCAACGTGAAGTTTTGTTCATGCCCTTCTACAGTCGCCTTCCTGTTGCACTTTCCCTGGCTCTTTCTCTCGCTTTTACAGCCGTTCCGCTGTCCGTTACGCTGGCGCAAACTGCCGCTCAGATAGACACGCAGCCGCAGGTGTCTGAGGATGGCTCAAAGACGGTCTATCCTGCCGCCTACTTTGTTCAGTATGACCCCTTAACCCTGCAGGATATGCTGCAACGCATTCCGGGCGCATCAATTACAGAGTCCGTCGCCACTGAAGAACGCCGCGGTCTGCGTGGCAACGAAGATGCCATTCTCATTAATGGGCAGCAGATCACCGGAAAAGATAGCGGCGGGGCTTCCGAACTGCAGCGCATCGCCGCCGCTCAAGTGGAACGCATTGAAATCCTGCGCGGCTCCTCCAGTGAAGTGCAGAGCACAACCCAGCGCATTATCAACGTGATCTTGCGGGCGGATGCCGGGGCGACGACAACGCTCACATTTGCGAGCCCGTACTATACCAATGACGGGTCAGTGCGTCCCATCGTTGGCGCGACCTACAGCGTCAATGAACCCACCCGCAACTACACGGTGTCTATTAACACCAACCCGATTTACCGCCCCTGGGAACGGACCAAACTGACAACCGACTTGACCGGTCAGCCGGTGCTGTCCAGCGTCGAGTCAGAGCAGTCGAACAACTATACGATGCAATCCACCGGTCGGTATGAACAGAGTTTTGACTCCGGTTCGCGCCTGCAATTCAATGGTTTGGCACAATGGCGGATTCTTGATCGCGAGCGTCGTGAGGTGCTGCGGGATCCCATGATCCCGCGCCAAAGCAACCAACTGTCAGATATCCTAGAGGTTGACGAGCGGGACCGCTTTACGGCGGAATTGAGTGCCGATTACAGCTTTCCTGTTGGCGAATCTGACACGGTGACGCTGCTCGGTTTGGTCAACTGGGAAAAAGAAAACCGCGACCGCGAAGTGTTTGATTTGGCACCGGAGGATGAGCCCGTTCTGGTGCGTCAGGCGCGTCAGGATATTAAAACCGAGACCATCGTGCGCGGCACCTACGACCGCACAGTCAGTCCCACCATCGGGGGGCAAATTGGCTTGGAAAGTGCCTTGAACACACAAGATACCGAATTCGATTTGTCGACCTTGGTCAATGGGGTCCTGACGCCTCTGCAAATTTTCAATAGCGACGGCAAGGTCACTGAGTATCGTTCCGAGGCGTTCTCGACCCTGCGTTGGCGGCCCTTTGATAAACTGGAAACCGAGACCGGTCTTGCTGTTGAGGCTTCGCGGATTACCCAGGTCAGTGGTGATGTGGATAACGCCCGCACGCTTGTGTTCGCAAAGCCAACCTTCAATGCCTATTGGGATATCACGCCGAGTGATAAGATCATTTTCTCTGTCGCCCGAGACGTCAAGCAACTTAATTTCCTCGAGTTTGTTGCCACCATCACAGATCGCGATCAGGAACTGGAAGCAGGTAATCCTGACCTCAGACCAGAAAAATCCTGGGATACGGAACTTGGTATCGAGCATCGCATCGCAGACGGCGGTGGTGTGCTCTCTGCCTCCGCATTCTATCGCGCCGTTGAGGATGTCAGTGGCCGCACCACCTTCAACGGACTGCTCTCTCAGCCCGGAAACATTGGTGATGGCACAGAATATGGTGTGGAAGTCGAAGCCAGCTTGCAATTTACAAGGCTTGGGTGGTGGGACGGCGTTCTGACGGCCAGTTATCTCCGGCGTGACACTTCTGTCACCGATCCGTTTGATGGCCGCACCCGGCGCTTTGGTCTAACGCCCCACTGGGAGACCCAAGTTGAATACCGCCACGATGTTGATTTCATCATTGATGGACATGTCAGCTTTAATTTTTCTCAGAGTGGCGCAACCTACATTTATGACTTGGATTATATCGAACGCATCAAGGAAGGCGGGTCTCTCACCCTCAGTGTCGAGCACCGGCTGAACGATTATTTCCGTCTGAATTTCTCGACCAATAACTTTTTGAACCGCCTTCAGAGGCGGGACCGGCAATTGTTCGTGCCCGGCGGAACCATCGGAACGCGCACGCTTATTGGCGAGCGTAAAGAGCGTCACAAATGGGGGCGTATTTTTAATGTCTTTATTCGTGGTACCTTCTAA
- a CDS encoding ABC transporter substrate-binding protein, which produces MVRAFFLLVLLSFSGTASATEDAWRTDPTAFINHFATAGIDGILTAKIDEEEKAKRFRALFNDGFDIPAISRFVLARNWRTASNSEQQEFISVFENVIVATWSRRFSEYSGQTIKILGTTPDGDSGTVVDTVIVDTNGQNIAVQWRLRLREDGLRIVDVIVEGVSMAITYRQDYASAIRQQGGLEGLLTQLRKQVASAS; this is translated from the coding sequence ATGGTACGCGCCTTTTTTCTTCTCGTTTTACTCTCCTTCAGTGGAACAGCAAGTGCCACTGAGGACGCCTGGCGCACGGACCCAACCGCCTTCATCAATCATTTCGCAACCGCTGGCATTGACGGCATTCTCACCGCTAAGATTGATGAAGAAGAGAAAGCAAAACGATTTCGCGCCCTGTTCAATGATGGCTTTGATATCCCTGCCATCAGCCGCTTTGTGCTCGCGCGCAATTGGCGCACGGCCAGCAACTCGGAGCAGCAAGAATTTATCAGTGTTTTCGAAAATGTGATCGTCGCCACATGGTCGCGTCGGTTTAGCGAATACAGTGGCCAAACGATTAAGATTCTTGGCACAACACCGGACGGAGACAGCGGCACCGTGGTGGACACCGTAATCGTTGACACCAATGGGCAAAACATTGCGGTGCAATGGCGCCTGCGGTTGCGTGAAGACGGCCTGCGCATTGTCGACGTGATTGTGGAAGGCGTCAGCATGGCAATTACTTATCGCCAGGATTACGCCTCGGCTATTCGTCAACAAGGTGGCCTGGAGGGACTGCTGACCCAACTGCGCAAGCAGGTGGCCAGCGCTTCTTAA
- a CDS encoding VacJ family lipoprotein produces MSRSSFFSAYTKHITGALLAVVALSACASKPPASDPDALKAYTQLNDPLEPWNRSMLQLDQGLDTVLFNPAISAYQFVVPEPGQRGVTNAFRNFRTPITLVNDILQGEGDRAGTTLGRFLINSTMGLFGLFDVASRWGLPYHSEDFGQTLAVWGVSDGPYLYVPILGPSGVRDLGGYTVDSMGFDAMAWIGRADNPFWWQVAYFGALAVDAKSNAEPVLNELKASSVDYYAALRSAYRQNRGNAIRNGAPAPTPDYNDYDDDNDGDPFSGLENEEITTETAQGLTQ; encoded by the coding sequence ATGTCACGTTCCTCTTTTTTCTCAGCTTATACCAAACATATTACTGGCGCGCTGCTCGCTGTTGTTGCGTTATCGGCGTGTGCCTCGAAACCCCCCGCATCGGACCCGGACGCGCTCAAAGCCTACACGCAATTGAATGATCCGTTAGAGCCCTGGAACCGCTCCATGCTGCAATTGGATCAGGGCCTGGACACGGTCCTCTTTAATCCGGCGATTTCGGCTTATCAGTTTGTGGTGCCCGAGCCAGGACAGCGCGGCGTAACCAACGCGTTTCGTAATTTCCGCACCCCCATCACTTTGGTCAATGATATCTTGCAAGGCGAAGGGGATCGCGCGGGCACCACCCTGGGGCGCTTTTTGATCAACTCTACCATGGGCCTGTTTGGCTTGTTTGATGTCGCCTCCCGCTGGGGATTGCCCTATCACTCTGAAGACTTCGGCCAAACCCTCGCCGTATGGGGCGTCAGCGATGGTCCGTATCTTTACGTTCCAATTCTAGGCCCGTCTGGGGTTCGTGATCTCGGCGGATATACAGTTGACAGTATGGGCTTTGATGCCATGGCCTGGATTGGCCGCGCCGATAACCCTTTCTGGTGGCAAGTGGCCTATTTCGGAGCACTCGCCGTCGATGCCAAAAGCAATGCGGAACCTGTGTTAAACGAACTGAAAGCGTCTTCGGTTGATTATTATGCCGCCTTGCGCTCGGCCTATCGTCAGAACCGCGGGAATGCCATTCGTAATGGAGCACCTGCCCCGACCCCAGACTATAACGACTATGATGATGACAACGATGGTGACCCGTTCTCAGGACTTGAAAACGAAGAGATCACCACAGAAACAGCGCAAGGGCTAACACAGTAA